A segment of the Leptospira barantonii genome:
GAACGAGTCAAAGAAAAGAAACTCAACATCGATCTGCAAAGAAGAGAAGCCCTCGGTTATCTTCAGGTCGGTGGAGAATGGAGAATCAAAGGCAACGAACACTACGCCGGTGTTTTTGCGACGATCCCACTTCCTTTGAACGACAGAGGGCAAGGGAAAGTTCTTTCCGCCAAGGAAGAACATAAGAAATTCGAACTCGCTCTCGAAGCCAAAAAAAGGGAAGTCAACGAAGAGATCGAAGCTTCCAAAAAAGAACTTCTTGCGAGAGAGGATCTTCTTTCCAAATACGAAAGAATCAATTTATTACAAAAAAACAAACAGTTGGAACAAAAGTCCAGGATTGCCTATGTCCGGGGCGCTTCCGATCAGGTAACCTTTCTACAGGCCGAAAAGAATTATCTTACGGTTCTCAGGGATTACTACGAAGTATTGTATCTCTACTACAACGCGGTCGAGATCTACAAAGCGGCGGTCGGAAGGAAAACAGAGAGGGATTAAAAAAACGTCCCCGGAGATTCGTATGATCAATTTCTTAAATAGATACAAAACCACTCTCGTCCTCCTCGCGATCGTAAGCGCGGGATACTTCGGCTACAAAAAATTCTTCTCCAAAAAAACCGAGGAAAAGAAACAAGTCGTAGTCAACAAAAACAGATTCAACGTTTCCGAAGAGATATTAAAACGACATCCTTTGACGTTAGTCGCTCTTAAAGAAGTTTCTTCTGTCGACGAGGTTGCGCTTCCCGGGCGGGTTTCCTACGATCCGGAAAGTATGGCGAGAGCCGGTTCCACCGTGGAAGCGAGAATCAAAAAGGTTCTCGTTAGAGAAGGGGATCGCGTGAGCCAGGGTTCTCCGCTTGCGATTCTTTCTTCCGTGATGCTCGGGGAGGTCGAAGCTTCTTACGTAAAAGCGAGAGCGAGTCTCGAAGCCTTAAAGCTGCAAGCGGATCGTGCGAAAGAACTCTTCGATATGAAGGTGACTTCCGCGAAAGACTACGAATTCGCAAATATGCAATACAAAACCGCGAAGACCGAAGTGGAAACAACTCGGATCAAACTCGAAAACTACGGACTCACACCCGGAGAAATCTCCGGTATCGAAAGAGGGGTTTACGTTTCTTCCAATCTCGTTTTAAGAAGTCCGATCAACGGAGAAGTCACCGAAAGAAAAGCAATCCAAGGACAACAGGTTACAAGAAACGAGGATCTATTCACCATCGCCAATCTTACCAATCTGATGGTCCTTCTTGAAGTTTACGAAAAAGATTTCGGAACGATCTCGGAAGGAGCGGAGGCTCATATCTATCCGCTCGGCGACGAAAAATCTCCCGGAATACGAGGAGAGGTTGCGTATGTGGGAACGGTTTTGGACAATATCAAACGAACCGCCAAACTTCGGATCATGGTTTCCAACCGTAACGGAAGATTGAAACCGGGTCAGTCCGTAACCGCAAAGGTAAAAGGAAAGGTGGTGAACACGGGAGCCGAACCGAGAAGGACCGTTCCTTTGGAAGCCGTTCATGAAATCGAAGGCAAGTCCATCGTGTTTATTCAAAATGAGGATGGAAGTTTTGAAGCGACCGAAGTGATCACGGGAGATACGGTCGGAGACGAAGTTGTAATCAAGGCCGGATTGAAAGAAGGGGTTCAGATCGTTTCGAGAGGATCTTTTATTCTCAAGAGCGAATACTTGAAGCTCTAAGAATTTTGCGTGCGCCCGAACGCCTGCGCTTCGCGCAGGCGGACTACACAATCCCCCGACAAGTTTTACTATTTTTGTGTTGACTTAGCATTTATTCACTACTAAGTTGTTTAGTATGAAAGACCTGACAGACAAGCAACAGGCTGTTCTTACGTTCATCACTGCAATCATCAAAGAACGAGGATTCCCGCCAACGATTCGAGAAATCGGAGACGAATTCGGAATCACCGCAAAAGGCGCTTACGATCATCTCAAAGCGATCGAAAAAAAGGGTTATCTCAAGACCGCTAAAAATCAATCCAGAGCGATCGAACTCATTCGTCAAAGTCCGATGGAATCTCTTCCGGTGCAGGCAACGAGTATTCCGGTCATCGGTCAAGTTGCCGCCGGTCTTCCGATCTTTGCGGAAGAAAACATCGAGTCTTACATTCCCGTTCCCGACGAGATGGCGAAAGGAAACGTTCCTATGTATGCTCTTCGTGTGCAGGGAGATTCCATGATCGAAGCGGGAATCAACGACGGAGACATCGCGATTATCGAAAAAAGAGACATCGCGCGCAACGGAGAAATCGTAGTCGCATTGATCGACGACGAGGCCACGTTAAAAGTATATTATAAAGAACAGGATCAGATTCGTCTCGAAGCGAGAAATCCGAAATACAAACCGATCAAGACCAAGAAAGCGGTCGTGATGGGAAAGTTGATCGGCCTATATCGAATTTACTGATTGACAGAGAGGGAAACTCGACTGAAACTTCGGACAGAGTGTTTCAACGAAATTTTTTCCTCTTTATCATTCTCCTTTTCGTTCTTCAATGTAGCCCGCCCAAAAAAGAAATCGCTGACGGTGATTTAAAGCGGGTCTTGGAAAGAATCAGCATCGCAAGAATCAACGCCAACCTCAAAGCGACTTCCGGCAAATCCGCGCCGGGAGATCTTACGTTTTTTCTCGAAGCGTGTTCAGTCTACAGATTAGATCCCGATAGTGTACTGAGTCGTTTGAAACAAACAAGTCCCGCACTACACGAGGCATTGATCAAAGAATATGAAAAATAAAGAAAGAATGGTCTGGATCGGAGTTGTCTCCTTTCTCAGCTTCGCACTCATTCTCCCCACCGGAACGGTAAAAGGAATTTCCAAATCCGGAGAATCCTATCTCCAAATCTTTCACGAAGTATTGTCCTACATTCATTCCGATTACGTGGAATCCGTGGACGAAGAAAAACTCTACGCGGGCGCGATTCGAGGATTGATCTCTTCCTTGGGAGATCCTCATTCCCGGTTTATGGACAAGGACGATTTTTCCCAACTCCAAGAAGAAACCCGAGGAAGTTTCGGCGGACTGGGAATGGAAGTTTCCTTTGCGGACGGAGCCATCATCGTCATATCTCCGATCGAAGACACACCCGCGATGAAAGCGGGAATTCTCCCACAAGATAGAATCATAGAAATCGACGGAAAGAACACACACGATCTCGCTCTTTCCGATTCCATCAAATTGATGAGAGGAAAGGTCGGAACATCGGTTTCGATCAAACTCGAACGCAAAAATCAAAAGGAACCGATTCAATTGACTCTGGTTCGTGAAATGATCAAGATCCGATATGTGCGTTCTTCCTTTATGGAAAAGGAAAAACTCGGATACATCAAACTCAATCAGTTCATGGGAAAGGACAGCACACTTTCCGAATTTAAAAAGGAACTGAATTCTCTCAAAGAAAAAGGCGCCGAAGGTTTGATCGTGGATCTTAGGATGAATCCCGGCGGACTTCTGGATCTCGCCATCGCACTTTCCGACTTATTCTTAAAACCGGATTTGGACATCGTGTCCGTGCGCGGAAGAGGAGGAGAACTCGTTCGAGTTTTCAAGTCCACCGCCGCGAACGATAAGTTCACCAATCTGCCCTTGGTAGTTCTCATCAACGAAGGTTCTGCGAGCGCGTCCGAAATTTTTGCGGGTGCGATGCAGGATCACGGAAGAGGAAAAATTCTCGGGACGGTTTCGTTCGGAAAAGGTTCCGTTCAGAATATCTATTCTCTATCGCATAACACCGGTATTGCGCTTACGATTCAGAAGTATTATACTCCGAGCGGGAAGTCGATTCACGGAAAGGGAATTCAACCCGATGTGATCGTAAAATCTGTGGAGCCTACCGAAGACGATCGATTCTACATCCGCAAGATGGCGGAAAAGAAAATGCTCGAAGGCTTTCTTGCAAAGAATCCGAATTATACGGAAGCGAACTTCTCTCTTTTCGAAAAGTATCTCGCTGAAAAAGGAATCAAACTTTCCACAGACGTCGCGCGATTTTTATACAAAAGTAGAGCCCGTCCCGAAGGTCAGAGTGCGATTCCGGATTTGGAACTCGATCCTCAACTTCGGAAAGCGATCGAAATTCTCAGCCCTTCCAAAGAGGGAGAAAAGAAATCATAAATCCATGATCGGAATGGGAATCGAAACCAGTTGCGACGAGACCTCGATCGGGATCGTCCGTGACGGGAAAGAATTACTCAGTCTAAGAATCTTCAGTCAGATCGATCTTCACAAACCGTACGGTGGAATCGTCCCCGAGATCGCGTCCCGTGCGCATTTGGAAAAGATCAATCTCCTACTCGAAGAAGCGATGGAAGAAGCCAAGATCGGGTTCGAGGATCTTTCTTACGTGGCTGTGACTTCTTCACCGGGGCTTACCGGGTCCCTGATGGTCGGGGCTCAGATGGCCCGTTGCATTCACATGGTTTACGGCACGCCGATTTTACCGGTTTGTCATCTTCAATCGCACTTCGCCGTGTTACACCTGGAAGGAGTTCCCACAGAATTCCCGGTTCTCGGTTTATTGCTTTCCGGGGGAAATTCCGCCATTTACACTCTCCAAGAATTTGGTAGAATGGAACTTGTCGGAGATACAATGGACGACGCTTTGGGAGAAGCCTTCGATAAGGTCGCGGGCCTTTTGAATCTACCGTATCCGGGCGGTCCCTACATAGAAGCGAAAGCGAACGCGTATGTTCCGACGCCGGACGAAAAGCCGATTCTACCGCCCCTCTTGAGAAATCTTCCTCAGGATCAGGTTTCGTTTTCGTTCAGCGGGCTCAAAACCGCGGTGATGGTTTTGATGGAAAAACAAAAAGAAATTTCCCAGGAAAGAATCTGCTGGAACTTTCAAAATTCGGCCTTCGATCTTGTGGAAAGGAATCTCAAACGGGCAGTGGCGAAAACGGGGATTAAACGGATCTTTGCGGCGGGCGGGGTTCTGGCGAATTCCACCCTTCAGAAACGATTGCAGGCCTGGGCGGAAAAGAATTCCGTGGAACTTTTCACTCCGAAGAAAAAAATTTATTGTACCGATAACGGTGCGATGGTAGCGTCTCTGGGATACTATTTGTTTCGGAAAGGCTACAAAAGAGATATCGATTTTACGGTCAGTCCATCCAGACAGGAGATCTTTTCATGAAACTCAAACTCAGTTGGGTTCCTAACACGCTTACACTCGGAAATCTCACGATGGGATTCAGCGCTATGCTCGTCGCATCGGAAGCAGGTTCCAGAGGCGGGAGCGAATTACAAGCGTATACACTTGCAGGATTCTTTATATTGTTGGCGGCTCTTTGTGATGGACTCGACGGAATGGCCGCGAGAGCGCTCAATGCGACCTCGGAACTCGGGGCCGATCTGGACAGTCTCGCGGATTTGACCGCGTTCGGAATCGCTCCGGGATATTTGATGTATCAGATGGTTCTCTGCGAATACAAGATCGACGTTTTCGGAAAAGAAGATATGTTTCCGATCGGAATGCTCGTCGCCGCAATCTTCCCGATCTGCGCCGCGTATCGACTCGCGAGATTCAACGTCGCTCACGATCCGAAGTCGTTCACGGGATTGCCTTCTCCGGTAGCGGGCGTAACCGTGGGATTTTTTCCGATCTTTTTAAACGTGAACTCCGCTCCGCATTGGCTTACGATCACTGGATTCGTTTTGATCGCGGTTCTTATGGTTTCCAACATACGTTATTCGAAACCGCAAGCGGCGATCCGTTCCAAACTCAGTCCTACGAGATTGTTTCTTCTCGTGGCGGGAATTACGATCTTACTCGCTCTGATCGGACTCAATCGTTGGCCTTGGTTGATCTACGGATTGATCTTTTTCTACATCTTCTCCGGAATTATGACCTTTCTCATTCATTTGATCCAGGAGTTCCGGGTAAAACTGGATTGATCCAAAAGAATTTTAGAATATTCTAAAATTCTCAAAAAGGGAACTGAATCTGGAGATTGATCCAGATCCCGTCGGTTTTGTGCTCCTTTCTCCGGGAATGGCTGACCGACAAAGCGACGTAAGGCGAAAGTAAACGCAAACGAAACGAGGAAGAACGATCGGTAAAGATCAAACTCGTTTCGTCCCTCGCCGTCCTCGCCTCAAAAAGAGAATCGGTTCGATTTCCTTCTTTTTGAAATAAGAACGCTCCTTCCAAATTCCAAACCTCGTTCAAACGAAACGACCATTTTCCTTCGGTAATCGCGTCTCCGTTGATTCTCCATTCTTGCCCGGCTTCAATCGTGAAACGTTTTTGATGAAGACCGTAGTAAAGCCCGCGACCCAGGGTCTCGTTTGTGTAATTTCGAAGAGAAAAAAGAATTCCTCCGATGATCGGATCGTAAACGATCGGAGCCTTGCCCGCGACGATTTCCCAACGTTTCAAAGGAGTGGGAGAATTTTCTGAATTTAGAATATTCGAAATATCGTATGGATCCGCCGCCGCGTTCCGCGGCGGCTCCTGACGATTCCAAGCTCGAATCCATTCGATTGAAAAAACGGAATGCGAAGTGATCGCAAAACGTGCAAGTTCTGCCTTTCCCTTGAACTCATTTCGATTCGGATCGAGCGCAAACAGATCCCCGCTCTTCCCACGATAACCAGTGATTCTAAACTCGGAATCCAATCTTTCCGAAACCAGAGAAGAATAAAACGTTCCGTCGAATTCCTTCTTTTCTCCGAGGGTTTGGATTCTGGAAACGATCTTCGGGCCGGGAAGACGAAAGTTCTCGGATTGAAAGTTTAAAGAAACGTAATGTTTTTTAGATTCGGGCGAAACCGCGAGTTCGAACAACTTCCAAGGAGATAAAAGATAAAATCCAGGTCTGCGTTTCGCTTCCTGTTCGGAATAATACGTTCCTAGGGACCAATCTCCGTGTTTGAAACCGAAAAATCCCGCCTTATGGGTTGCCTGATCGATTTCAGGAAGGGCCGTATAAAAATCGTTGTCCCTCAAAAAGTAAAAGTTCTCCAAAGGACGGAAACGATTACCAAAACTCGCTCTGAAAAAACGATGATCGATTTTTGCGGATAACAAAGGCGTTCCGTTTCTGGTTTCGATAAAACCGCTTCCACAAAACCGGTTCGGGGCCACGGGAATTGTATTCGTTGTGATCGGCAAAAAATTTCCATCCGCTGAACGGATTTGTCGCGGCTTATCGCAGTTCGAAGTTTTAAAAAACCAATTCTCCTTGGCCGTGTGAGAATATCTGGATTCGTAGGTTTCCATCGTAAAACCAATTCGAGATTCGACTGCAGACAAAGACATTTCCGGAGCTGAAACCAAATACAGAACAAAAACTGCATATACGACAAACGCGCGCCAATATACAAACGCAACGAACCCGCGTGTTACGATGAACCTCATCGTACACTCTTTGAAAAACGAGAAGAATTTCGAACCCGTTTGCGATCCGGATCGGCTCCGCGTTTTCGTAGATCCGGATTCTTCTTTCTCAAAAGAAAAAGAATTTTAGATCGATTCTTTTCATCGAGGGAGTTTATAAAAACCGAATATTCTTCCCTGGAACGGGAACTTTCTTGGGAGATCTTCAAGGCGGAAGAAAGAGGAAACCCGGCCGACAACAATTCCTGAACGGAAAGAAAAACGACCGCATAACGTGCGATCGGCGAAAACGCGGAAGTATCTTTTCGGAAATTAGAACCGGATCTTTGCGAACGATAACTTTGGGAATCGTCTTGGTCGGACGATCCGTTCTTACGTTCTTCTCCAAGTCGCGCCGGTTCTTGCGCGTGCTCCGGTTCGCGCTCAACAAAACCGAACTTCCAGCTCAAAGAAGAATTTTCATTCTGAAAATTCTCCATTGGACCTGTCCGCGCTTGATCCGCAGAACCCACCAAGTCCGTTTGATTTCCGAAAAACGAAGAGAAAAAATTCTCCAGAGAACAACCGATTCCCAACGTGAACCGATCTTCGGTGCGAGCGTCGCTCCAAGTTCTCGAAACTCCCAAAAACAAACGAAGCTCGTCGTTTAACGGAGAATAAAACCACGCGGAAACATTTTTGAAGTCAGAGCCGGTCTTACCGAAGAGTTGAATCGATTGTCGTTTTGGAATTTCGAGATGGATTCCGAACACAACGAGGTCCTTTTCGCTTTTTTCCCAACCCGCAAACACGGAAGGAGAGGGAGAATTCTCCCCCGCAAAAAAAGAATACTGAAGCCCCGCATAACTTTGATGAAGAACCGAATGTTCTCGCGGTAAACCGCGATGGTTCTCGTATAAAAACGAGGTTTTCCAAAGATGATTCTTACTCGGATTCCAAATCGGAAACTCGAACCAAGCTCCGAACGAAGGTGGAAATTTCTTTCGGCTTTGTCCCAGACTTCCGAACGCGAAACCGGAGTTTCTCTGGATCAAAAAAAAGGAAGAATCTAAACTCGATTCAAAAACGGATGATTTTTCCGCGACGTTCTGTGCGGCTAACGGCGCATAGACGATGAAACATAGAAAAACGAATGGATAGAATTTTGTTTTTCCCACTCTTGGAGCGGTTTGAAAACCGATTCATGCGGAAGAAAGAATGGAAAAAATTGAAATTCTTTCGAAAAAAAAATCCAAATGCAAACGTTTTGTCCGGGGGAAAAGTTAAGATATCTTTCAGAAACGGAAGGAAACCGAGGATTTCAAAACTCAAAAAGGCTTTTCATTCTAAAATCGACGATTTTCGAAAAAAAGAAGCGTTTTGAGTTGACATTTACTACTATTTTGATTAGTATATACATATCCGTTTAGTGGATTATCCTGTGGTTTTATCTGTTTATGTCGTCTAATTTATTAAGAATGGAGAGAAGACTATGATCATTCGATCTCTGCAAGAATCAGCAAATTACCAGAGAAAACGTGGTGGTCTCGCCGGAGCAGGTCCGAACTGGAAAGAACGGACTCGTGCCGGAGAGTCGAATCTAAAATCCTTCGCGGATTATCTGGAAGAAGCGTTTGAAGGGGAAGTAGTTCAAAAAGGAACCTGGTTTGCAGATTCACTTTCTGAGCTCAGTAAAAACAACCTGAAGCGGATTTGAAATCTAGCGGAAAACTCTCTGAAAGGTTGAGTCCTTTTCCCGATCCTAGAACGCGAATCGCGTATGAAGCCGAGTCCCTGGAAGATTGGGAAATCTTGGCGGTACTTTTAGGAAAAGGGAATCGGGCTCAACCGATCGAGGAACTGAGTCGCTCGATCTTGTATCAGAGCAAAGGGCTCGGCGGTCTTCTGCAAAAACAGATTACCGATCTTCGCAAAATTTCAGGCATCGGAAATGCCAAAGCGGCTACCTTACTTGCGGCTATCGAGTTCGCAAGACGTCTCAAATGGGAGGCGTTGAAAGGAAAACGTTATTCCACTCATCAACTTCTCAATTTTCTCGCGACCAGTTTGATTCCTAAAAACCGAGAATGTTTTGTTCTCATTACTCTTTCTCCCGAAGGGGCGGTGCTCCGCGCCGAGATCGTTGCCATCGGAAGTTTGGAGGAAGTGGGGGTTCAAACCAGGGATCTTTTAAAGATCATTCTCAACGACGCGGCTTCCGCGGTCATCATCGCACACAATCATCCCGAATCCGCTTCGAAACCGAGCGAAGAAGACCTATTTATCTACGAAAATTTCGGAGGACTTCTGGATGCGATCGGCTTGGAGCTGTTAGACCAATGGATTTTTGGAATTGACGGGATCTATTCCTGTAAAGAAGGTAAGGTTCTTCAGGCCCGAACGAAGTGTTGAAAAGTTTACCGATTCTCTGGATTTTAGTGAGGCGAGATTACGCCTTACAATTCGCAGGAAGTTCTCTCGGTATCTCTTGGATGCTCGTTCAAAATCTAAGCATCATTCTCATTTATACGATCGTCTTTTTATTTCTCAATTTAAAAGGAAATCCCGAATCCACTTCGGATTTTATAGGCTACGCGTTCAGCGGGCTTTTGTTCTGGGTTCCTCTTCAGGAATACATGATCCGAGGAACTTCGATTCTCACCGAAAACCGTCAACTGATCAAAAGATCCCCTTTGGGTCCGGAGATTTTTCTTTGGATTCCGTTCGTTCAGATGTTCGTTCACTTCGCGGTCACCGCGGTTCCGGTCCTGATCGTTTTGAGCGTTTTAGGAAAATTGAATGTGGTTTTGTTTCCGCTTTCGATTTTTGTAATGTTCGGGGTCGGTTATCTTTTGTCTTTTGTGGAAGGTTATTTGGCGCGGGCGAACGTAATTCTGCGGGACATCACACCTCTGATCCGTCTGATCTCCCAATTCTTCTTTTGGTCCCTGCCGATTTTGTATTTATCCTCCGGTTTTTTACATTCGATCAACGTTTGGAATCCGTTGAATTTTCCTCTCGAGTTGTTTCGTTTCGTTTTGTTAAACGACTTCGTTCCCGTGTTTCATTGGAAAGAATTTCTTCCCTGGGCCGTTTTTTTCCCTTTGATCGGAATTTTAAGCCGATCCAAATTTCATTCCGTCATCTTGGATCATCTTTGAATCTCAAAGTAGAAAATCTAAACAAGGTTTATACCGGATTCAGCGGACCGGGGCAAAGGATTCTGAACGTTCTTACTCTCGGCTTTTTGGGAAACGACGTACGATACGACGCGCTGAAGAATATAAACTTCGAGGTTTCTCCGGGTGAAATCGTGGGTTTGATCGGGAGAAACGGAGCGGGCAAGTCCACACTCTTAAAGGTTCTTACCGGTGTTTCGTCTTACGCGTCCGGAAAAATTCTCAAAACGGGAACGTTACGATCGATCCTCGAACTCGGAGTCGGATTCAATCCCGAACTTTCGGGACAGGAGAATCTTTACTACAACGGTCTTGTCTGGGGACTCAGTCCGAAAGAAATCGCAGAGTCGATGGACGAGATTTTCGAATTCTCCGGTTTAAAAGAATTTAAGAATATTCCAATCAAACAATATTCTTCCGGGATGGTGATGCGTCTCGGATTCGCGCTCGCTACGTTTTCAAGACCGGACATTCTCATCGTGGACGAGGCGCTCGCCGTGGGCGATGCGAGTTTTCAACAAAAATGTCTACAACGTTTCCGTTCTTTTCAAGAACAAGGAACCATGACATTAATCGTAAGTCACGATCTCGAACTTTTAAAATCGGTTTGTTCCCGCGTTTTGATTTTGGAAAAAGGAAAACTGGTTTTCGACGGAGATCCGGTCGAAGGTTTTCGGGAATATATGCAGATCATCGCGGACGCGGGAACGGAACAAGAATCGGTTCTTCCGTTTCAAAACGATTCTCCTTTGGAAAACGTTTCCGTCGGTTTAAAATATAAGGGCCAGACGAATCCGAAAATTCTCCCCGTGAGCGCCGAGGTGGAAATCCAAGTCCGGGTGAAATTCAAAAAAGAAATTCCGGATCTCACCGTGGGATTTCACATAGACGACGCGCGCGGGATTCGAGCGTTCGGAACGAACACGTATCATCTCGGGAATTCCCTCAAAAATATCCGTGCGGGCGAATCGGTCTGTGCCGAGTTCCGACTTCCACTCAACTTTTCGGCGGGTAAGTATTCTCTGGGGATCGCCCTACACGAAGGCGACAATCACGTCGGAAACAGTTATCTTTGGAAGGACGGAATTCTTTCCTTCGAGCTGGAACGTCTGGATCTGCCGAAATTCGAAGGCGCGGCCTGGCTTCCGGTCCAAAGCAGTCTCAAAAAAGACATCTAACCCCCATTTATTTTTCTTTCTCGGTCGGGAAAGAACGGAATTCTGGTTCTCAATATGAAAGTTTGTGTGATTGGAAGCGGGTATGTAGGTCTTGTCGCGGGCGCTTGTTTCGCGGAATACGGAAATCAAGTGATTTGCGTCGATAAAGACGAAACGAAAATCGCAAATCTTAAAAAAGGAATCATTCCTATCTACGAACCGGGTCTTTCCGAACTCGTCCTTACCAATTGGAAGGAAAAGAGACTCGAGTTTACCACTTCTCTCAAAGAGGGTGTGGAAAAATCGGAAATCATTTTTATCGCTGTGGGAACTCCCACTTTACCGGACGGTTCTTCCGATCTTTCGGCTGTTTTCGCGGTCGCGAAAGAAATCGGTAAGTCCGTAAACGGATACAAGGTGATCGTGGACAAGTCCACGGTTCCGGTCGGAACTGCGGCCCAGGTCAAGGCGATCATTTCCAACGAAACCAAACTCGAATTCGACGTCGTTTCCAACCCCGAATTCTTGAAAGAAGGCGCGGCCATCGACGACTTTATGCGTCCCGAAAGAGTTGTCATCGGAGCGGAAACTCAAAAAGCCGGAGACTTGATCGCTCAACTCTATGCTCCGTTTGTTCTCAACGGAAATCCTATCTTAAGAATGGGAGTCGTGTCGGCGGAACTTACGAAATACGC
Coding sequences within it:
- the lexA gene encoding transcriptional repressor LexA; its protein translation is MKDLTDKQQAVLTFITAIIKERGFPPTIREIGDEFGITAKGAYDHLKAIEKKGYLKTAKNQSRAIELIRQSPMESLPVQATSIPVIGQVAAGLPIFAEENIESYIPVPDEMAKGNVPMYALRVQGDSMIEAGINDGDIAIIEKRDIARNGEIVVALIDDEATLKVYYKEQDQIRLEARNPKYKPIKTKKAVVMGKLIGLYRIY
- a CDS encoding LIC12298 family protein, with amino-acid sequence MIIRSLQESANYQRKRGGLAGAGPNWKERTRAGESNLKSFADYLEEAFEGEVVQKGTWFADSLSELSKNNLKRI
- a CDS encoding LA_1448 family UV-C exposure upregulated protein, translating into MFQRNFFLFIILLFVLQCSPPKKEIADGDLKRVLERISIARINANLKATSGKSAPGDLTFFLEACSVYRLDPDSVLSRLKQTSPALHEALIKEYEK
- a CDS encoding JAB domain-containing protein; the protein is MKSSGKLSERLSPFPDPRTRIAYEAESLEDWEILAVLLGKGNRAQPIEELSRSILYQSKGLGGLLQKQITDLRKISGIGNAKAATLLAAIEFARRLKWEALKGKRYSTHQLLNFLATSLIPKNRECFVLITLSPEGAVLRAEIVAIGSLEEVGVQTRDLLKIILNDAASAVIIAHNHPESASKPSEEDLFIYENFGGLLDAIGLELLDQWIFGIDGIYSCKEGKVLQARTKC
- a CDS encoding efflux RND transporter periplasmic adaptor subunit, yielding MINFLNRYKTTLVLLAIVSAGYFGYKKFFSKKTEEKKQVVVNKNRFNVSEEILKRHPLTLVALKEVSSVDEVALPGRVSYDPESMARAGSTVEARIKKVLVREGDRVSQGSPLAILSSVMLGEVEASYVKARASLEALKLQADRAKELFDMKVTSAKDYEFANMQYKTAKTEVETTRIKLENYGLTPGEISGIERGVYVSSNLVLRSPINGEVTERKAIQGQQVTRNEDLFTIANLTNLMVLLEVYEKDFGTISEGAEAHIYPLGDEKSPGIRGEVAYVGTVLDNIKRTAKLRIMVSNRNGRLKPGQSVTAKVKGKVVNTGAEPRRTVPLEAVHEIEGKSIVFIQNEDGSFEATEVITGDTVGDEVVIKAGLKEGVQIVSRGSFILKSEYLKL
- the tsaD gene encoding tRNA (adenosine(37)-N6)-threonylcarbamoyltransferase complex transferase subunit TsaD — translated: MIGMGIETSCDETSIGIVRDGKELLSLRIFSQIDLHKPYGGIVPEIASRAHLEKINLLLEEAMEEAKIGFEDLSYVAVTSSPGLTGSLMVGAQMARCIHMVYGTPILPVCHLQSHFAVLHLEGVPTEFPVLGLLLSGGNSAIYTLQEFGRMELVGDTMDDALGEAFDKVAGLLNLPYPGGPYIEAKANAYVPTPDEKPILPPLLRNLPQDQVSFSFSGLKTAVMVLMEKQKEISQERICWNFQNSAFDLVERNLKRAVAKTGIKRIFAAGGVLANSTLQKRLQAWAEKNSVELFTPKKKIYCTDNGAMVASLGYYLFRKGYKRDIDFTVSPSRQEIFS
- the pssA gene encoding CDP-diacylglycerol--serine O-phosphatidyltransferase; the encoded protein is MKLKLSWVPNTLTLGNLTMGFSAMLVASEAGSRGGSELQAYTLAGFFILLAALCDGLDGMAARALNATSELGADLDSLADLTAFGIAPGYLMYQMVLCEYKIDVFGKEDMFPIGMLVAAIFPICAAYRLARFNVAHDPKSFTGLPSPVAGVTVGFFPIFLNVNSAPHWLTITGFVLIAVLMVSNIRYSKPQAAIRSKLSPTRLFLLVAGITILLALIGLNRWPWLIYGLIFFYIFSGIMTFLIHLIQEFRVKLD
- a CDS encoding ABC transporter ATP-binding protein, with product MNLKVENLNKVYTGFSGPGQRILNVLTLGFLGNDVRYDALKNINFEVSPGEIVGLIGRNGAGKSTLLKVLTGVSSYASGKILKTGTLRSILELGVGFNPELSGQENLYYNGLVWGLSPKEIAESMDEIFEFSGLKEFKNIPIKQYSSGMVMRLGFALATFSRPDILIVDEALAVGDASFQQKCLQRFRSFQEQGTMTLIVSHDLELLKSVCSRVLILEKGKLVFDGDPVEGFREYMQIIADAGTEQESVLPFQNDSPLENVSVGLKYKGQTNPKILPVSAEVEIQVRVKFKKEIPDLTVGFHIDDARGIRAFGTNTYHLGNSLKNIRAGESVCAEFRLPLNFSAGKYSLGIALHEGDNHVGNSYLWKDGILSFELERLDLPKFEGAAWLPVQSSLKKDI
- a CDS encoding S41 family peptidase — encoded protein: MKNKERMVWIGVVSFLSFALILPTGTVKGISKSGESYLQIFHEVLSYIHSDYVESVDEEKLYAGAIRGLISSLGDPHSRFMDKDDFSQLQEETRGSFGGLGMEVSFADGAIIVISPIEDTPAMKAGILPQDRIIEIDGKNTHDLALSDSIKLMRGKVGTSVSIKLERKNQKEPIQLTLVREMIKIRYVRSSFMEKEKLGYIKLNQFMGKDSTLSEFKKELNSLKEKGAEGLIVDLRMNPGGLLDLAIALSDLFLKPDLDIVSVRGRGGELVRVFKSTAANDKFTNLPLVVLINEGSASASEIFAGAMQDHGRGKILGTVSFGKGSVQNIYSLSHNTGIALTIQKYYTPSGKSIHGKGIQPDVIVKSVEPTEDDRFYIRKMAEKKMLEGFLAKNPNYTEANFSLFEKYLAEKGIKLSTDVARFLYKSRARPEGQSAIPDLELDPQLRKAIEILSPSKEGEKKS
- a CDS encoding ABC transporter permease — its product is MLKSLPILWILVRRDYALQFAGSSLGISWMLVQNLSIILIYTIVFLFLNLKGNPESTSDFIGYAFSGLLFWVPLQEYMIRGTSILTENRQLIKRSPLGPEIFLWIPFVQMFVHFAVTAVPVLIVLSVLGKLNVVLFPLSIFVMFGVGYLLSFVEGYLARANVILRDITPLIRLISQFFFWSLPILYLSSGFLHSINVWNPLNFPLELFRFVLLNDFVPVFHWKEFLPWAVFFPLIGILSRSKFHSVILDHL